In the genome of Deltaproteobacteria bacterium, the window ACTCTTTGCCGGGCCGCTTACAAAAGATAGGCAAATGGTTTCCTATCCGAAAGCCATCGAAGATGAGATGGCGAGCTTTTGCCGGCAAGAATTGGAACGGTTTGTTCCCGAAACGAAATTTTTTGCCTGCACTCCCGGAGGACCAGGATGACACTGACAAAAAAGGTATTGGTGACGGGAGCAACCCGAGGAATTGGACGCGCTATTTCGCAGAAGCTTTTAGATGAAGGGCTCGAAGTGATTGGCGTTGGACGAAACCATCAGGATGGTATCGAGCATGAACGCTACACGGCTGAGACATTAGATTTGTCTGATCTGAAGTCGCTGGAAAAATCACTGCCTGAATTGGCCAAACGCTACCAAGATGTTGATGCGGTGATTTCGAATGCAGGCCGCGGGATTTTCGGTGGCTTGGATCAATTCTCAGCGACTCAGATTCGCGAGGCTATGGAGCTTAATTTAGTAAGCCATATGGTGTTGGTACGAGCATTTTTACCGCGTTTGAGACAAAGGCAGCATGCCGACATTATCTTGATGGGCTCAGAGGCGGCGCTTCGGGGCGGCAAGCAGGGCAGTCTTTACTGTGCGGCGAAATTTGGGCTTCGCGGTTTCGCTCAGGCTCTTCGTGAAGAGTGCGTATCGAGCGGGGTTCGAGTTGGCATGATTCATCCGGGCATGGTGCGGACCGAGTTTTTTGAAGAACTGCACTTTGAGCCAGGAGCGGGCGATGACCAGGCTATTTTGCCGGAAGACGTGGCTGAGGCTCTTTGGACGATGTTAAGTATGCGCCGCGGGACGGTAGTAGACGAGTTGACACTCTCGCCGCAGAAAAAAGTGATTCAGTTTAAAAAGTCGTAAGTGGATTGGGTGAAGGTCTTGAATACGTATTTGATTATTATTCTTTTTACGCTTGTCGGTGAATTTGTCATTCAGTCGGCGGCGCGCATACTCAACCTACGAGCGCTGAGTGATACATTACCCGCAGAATTTGCCGGGTATTATGACCAAGAAAAATATTTAGAATCTCAAGCTTACACGAAAGCCAATGGCCGCTTGGGTATGGTGAGTTCGACCTTCTCTATGGTCGTTGTCGTATCATTTATTCTTTTGGGCGGATTCAATCATGTGGACCTCTGGGCACGAGGTTTTGGTCTGGGAGAGCTGAGCACGGGGTTGATATTCTTTGGTGTTCTCTTTGTTCTTTCAGATCTCTTGTCTTTACCATTTTCTCTCTACGGAACCTTTTCCATTGAAGAGCGATTTGGCTTCAACAAGATGTCCATCGCAACGTACTTTACGGACAAGCTTAAATCCTACCTTTTGGTTGGAGTTTTTGGCGCACCGTTGTTGGGTGCGATTTTATACTTTTTCCAAGTTGCCGGTGATTTGGCATGGCTGTGGGCATGGCTTATCGTGAGCGCGTTTATTTTGGTTTTGCCTCCTATTTTTACAACCTTCATCGCGCCGCTTTTTAATAAGTTTGAACCCCTGCAGGATGGAGAGCTTAAGGATGCCTTAAGTGCCTACGCCTCGAAGGTGGATTTTCCCTTAACCGGTGTATTTGTAATGGACGGCTCTAAACGCTCGGGCCATTCCAATGCCTATTTTAGCGGGTTTGGTAAAAACAAACGAATCGCTCTTTATGATACGCTGGTGGAGAAACACAGCGTGACGGAGCTGGTTGCGATTTTAGCCCATGAAATAGGCCACTATAAAAAGAAGCATATTGTTGTGGGAACCGCGATGACGATTGTTCAACTGGGCGTACTCTTTGGCATTTTGTCATTGTTTATAAGCGAGCCAGCTTTGTTTAATGCCTTCGGTGTTGAAACCGTATCCGCTTATGCAGGCCTGGTCTTTTTCTCGCTGCTCTACTCACCGATTAGTTTTTTGCTCGGGATTGCACAAAATGCATGGAGCCGGCGTAACGAATTCGAGGCCGACGCATTTGCCGCTCAAACTCTTGGCACCTCGGAAGGTTTAATCGAGGGGCTTAAGACTTTAAGCGTTGCAAATCTAGGAAACCTAACGCCGCATCGTTTAACTGTATTTCTAAATTATACCCACCCACCGATTCTGACGCGTATTGAGCGCCTTGCTGAGATTGGCTAGATGGCCGGCAACTCAATCCGGGTGGCGCAATTTTCCGATTTACATCTTTCGGGTGCCCCAGGAACGACCTGTAAAGGTATAGATACCTGGGCGCAGCTCGAAAAGATGCTCTTAGATTTAGAGGCTCAAGGTTCGACTGATGCCTTGGTCTTAACAGGCGATATTGCTCATGATGAGAAGCGAGAGACCTACGAGCAGTTGAGAGAAATTCTAGAAGAGAGAATATTCCCATATTGGGTCATTCCAGGTAATCACGACAGCCCTCAGCTTATTCGTGAAGTGTTTTGGGATCGTGTTGATCCGAATGCCGCATCGGCTTGTTTTTGTGTAAGCCTTAAAGGCTACGGGCTCATTGGTTTGGATACACATAAACCTGGAAGTGATGGTGGTGTTCTCGGTGATGCAACGAGAGATTGGTTTCAAAAGCGGCTTGCAGAGCTTTCAACGACTCCAGTCATTGTTTTTATGCATCATCCTCCATTGGATACCGGCGATGCGTTCTTTGATTCGATTGGGCTGCATAACCGAGAAGAATGGTTTCAAAGGATAAAGGGTTACCCGCAAATTCAAGCCATTGGTTATGGTCACCTGCACCGAGTGATGCGGCTTTACGAGAAACCATGGGTACAGGGAGCACCTTCTACAGCCTTTGGAATGGTAATGCTGAATGAGAGGCTTACCCCCGTGAAAGAGCAAGCAGGCTTCTTAATCTGGACCTTAAGCGATACCGAGGTTAGCGTAGAGGTTTTGGCGGATTTGTAAGATGGGGCCAGTTAGCAGGCACGACAAAGCCTCTTGAGATTTCCTCGTAGCCAGAATCATTTCGCTGGAGCTGGGCGACTAAGAGCGGACTTTCCCGTGTACTAAAGTGAGATTCTAAAAGCAGTTCGAGTTGGCGGCGGGTGAGGAGTGCGCCTTGGTCGTGTGTGATTAAGGGCGCAAGCCAGTAGGGCTTGGTGAGAAGAGCCCAGAGGCCCTCGTTGGGATTTTTAGGTAGCTCATCTTCACCATGTCGGATCCAAAAACCTTTGAGGTGATTTGAATTGAGATGACCCGGTAATTCCCCGGGACTGGTTTCAGAGCAATGGTAAAAAAGCCAGCCCTTCACAAACGCTTGTCGCCGAATGCAATCGGTACCATTCAGTGGCCCGAGTGCCAGTGCGAGATTTTCCGGCGTGCTTCGTGGAAGCTGCTTTTCAAAAAGTCGCCCAAGCTTGGAAGCCAGATTATCTGCCGTATTGGGACCAATGAATTCATGGTCCTCGCAGCCAGGCTTTAGCTGTAGGTAGTATTTGACGGCCGCCTCCCAGTGCACAAGTTGCTCGCCATCGCGAAAGAGAAAATCGATTTCGCCTAGGGTCTGTTTGCCGCGGCGTAGCTGAAGATTATTGGTCACCACATCAAAGGTCGTTAAATTGCGCAGCCAGTAATTGGTGAGCGCTTCAAAGTAGCGACCCACTCGGTGACCCGGCAGTTTTTCGAGGTAAGAGAGCAGGGGATTGGGATCTGCGTCCAGCTCTTCGAGTTTTGGCAATGCTTTTAGAAAAGCGTC includes:
- a CDS encoding SDR family oxidoreductase codes for the protein MTLTKKVLVTGATRGIGRAISQKLLDEGLEVIGVGRNHQDGIEHERYTAETLDLSDLKSLEKSLPELAKRYQDVDAVISNAGRGIFGGLDQFSATQIREAMELNLVSHMVLVRAFLPRLRQRQHADIILMGSEAALRGGKQGSLYCAAKFGLRGFAQALREECVSSGVRVGMIHPGMVRTEFFEELHFEPGAGDDQAILPEDVAEALWTMLSMRRGTVVDELTLSPQKKVIQFKKS
- a CDS encoding DUF1853 family protein; the encoded protein is MPQRFKHPRVRDLAWVIASPVMLRGDIADRPSFSGQACDDAFLKALPKLEELDADPNPLLSYLEKLPGHRVGRYFEALTNYWLRNLTTFDVVTNNLQLRRGKQTLGEIDFLFRDGEQLVHWEAAVKYYLQLKPGCEDHEFIGPNTADNLASKLGRLFEKQLPRSTPENLALALGPLNGTDCIRRQAFVKGWLFYHCSETSPGELPGHLNSNHLKGFWIRHGEDELPKNPNEGLWALLTKPYWLAPLITHDQGALLTRRQLELLLESHFSTRESPLLVAQLQRNDSGYEEISRGFVVPANWPHLTNPPKPLR
- a CDS encoding M48 family metallopeptidase; amino-acid sequence: MNTYLIIILFTLVGEFVIQSAARILNLRALSDTLPAEFAGYYDQEKYLESQAYTKANGRLGMVSSTFSMVVVVSFILLGGFNHVDLWARGFGLGELSTGLIFFGVLFVLSDLLSLPFSLYGTFSIEERFGFNKMSIATYFTDKLKSYLLVGVFGAPLLGAILYFFQVAGDLAWLWAWLIVSAFILVLPPIFTTFIAPLFNKFEPLQDGELKDALSAYASKVDFPLTGVFVMDGSKRSGHSNAYFSGFGKNKRIALYDTLVEKHSVTELVAILAHEIGHYKKKHIVVGTAMTIVQLGVLFGILSLFISEPALFNAFGVETVSAYAGLVFFSLLYSPISFLLGIAQNAWSRRNEFEADAFAAQTLGTSEGLIEGLKTLSVANLGNLTPHRLTVFLNYTHPPILTRIERLAEIG